A window of the Thunnus albacares chromosome 15, fThuAlb1.1, whole genome shotgun sequence genome harbors these coding sequences:
- the LOC122998530 gene encoding putative uncharacterized protein DDB_G0287113, translating to MDRRSSSGNWAFGKMQFGAAMYNPNLCRPAAAQLQPSNQLPYNSIVQGLRDALYSTINDLKSLKEENKALKEQVGLQENLKTEVSQLKKELKDKDDLLTKVTIKRRARTKAHVDTMDLLARREKEMKQRDQQWKSRFEALEVSLREELAHSEKSWRTRLEEMERGKSQLSAMWLKKEEDWKKRAGKTDEEIKLLICKMDELQLTLSTKKQLEKAEQLQKEKKKDEKEENDEKKEERGKIEKEEEEKMETQELITLATQTLTSRLCSVIHVPWRHTAHDSIQQYQRDISFTTTSTWNPSPPDAALLIGWDPDAPHTSRHSSDTALFQAMHIFNRMFAHLLRALKETVVPLLRNDDKDKLSISMQTLLLSVLSPAAQILPLIRVRCPPPGRRKPHTDDVTTPQQSPDLFSPG from the exons ATGGACAGGAGATCCAGCTCAGGAAACTGG gCATTTGGGAAAATGCAGTTTGGTGCTGCCATGTACAACCCAAACCTTTGCAGGCCAGCTGCAGCTCAGCTGCAGCCCTCCAACCAGCTCCCATACAATTCAATTGTTCAGGGACTAAGAGATGCGCTGTACTCCACCATTAATGACCTCAAGTCATTGAAGGAGGAGAACAAAGCTCTTAAGGAGCAAGTTGGCCTCCAGGAGAATCTGAAAACTGAAGTGAGCCAACTCAAAAAAGAGCTCAAAGACAAGGACGACCTCCTTACAAAGGTCACAATAAAAAGGCGGGCTAGAACTAAAGCCCATGTGGACACTATGGACCTGCTGGCGCggagagaaaaggagatgaAACAAAGAGACCAGCAGTGGAAGAGCAGATTTGAGGCTCTGGAGGTAAGCCTAAGAGAGGAGCTAGCTCACAGTGAGAAGAGCTGGAGGACAAgactggaggagatggagagagggaagagCCAGCTGAGTGCCATGTGGCTTAAAAAGGAGGAGGACTGGAAGAAAAGGGCAGGCAAGACAGATGAGGAGATCAAACTCCTCATTTGTAAGATGGATGAGCTTCAG CTCACCCTCAGCACAAAGAAGCAACTGGAGAAGGCTGAACAGctacagaaggagaagaagaaagatgagaaggaggaaaatgatgagaaaaaagaagagagaggaaagattgaaaaggaggaggaggaaaagatggAAACACAGGAg CTTATCACGCTTGCAACGCAAACGCTTACCTCCCGCCTGTGCTCCGTGATCCACGTTCCTTGGCGACATACCGCCCACGACTCGATCCAGCAGTACCAACGTGatatctccttcaccaccacatccacatggaaCCCTTCCCCTCCAGACGCTGCGCTTCTGATCGGCTGGGATCCAGATGCTCCACACACATCCAGGCACAGCTCGGACACAGCTCTTTTCCAAGCGATGCACATCTTCAACCGGATGTTTGCTCACCTCCTGCGAGCTCTCAAGGAGACGGTCGTCCCACTCCTACGAAAcgatgataaagacaaactttccaTCTCTATGCAGACTCTACTTCTGTCAGTCCTCTCGCCTGCAGCTCAAATCCTCCCGCTCATCCGGGTTCGTTGTCCGCCACCGGGCCGACGCAAGCCGCACACCGATGATGTCACAACGCCGCAACAGAGCCCAGACTTATTCAGCCCCGGCTGA